In Festucalex cinctus isolate MCC-2025b chromosome 5, RoL_Fcin_1.0, whole genome shotgun sequence, a single genomic region encodes these proteins:
- the LOC144019649 gene encoding uncharacterized protein LOC144019649, translating into MLTPEKSGAQPSTSAQMTFHRTMTTTMGPMQDSLGQSSKEREAPTHRAQSDPSHSEQNKECASTNTSKKKRSKDADAKILAGLKLMKLAGSQPSSPLLQNQDQGMLQQS; encoded by the exons atgctaacaccggagaaaagtggtgcacaaccgagcacgtctgcacagatgacgtttcatcggacgatgacgactactatgggtccgatgcaagacagtcttggacagtcttccaaagaacgtgaag ctcctactcatagggcccaaagtgacccttctcacagtgagcagaacaaag aatgtgcatcaaccaatacatccaagaaaaaaag atccaaAGATGCAGAtgcaaagattctggctggcttgaagttgatgaagttggctggcagccaaccatcttcccctttgctgcaaaaccaggaccaagggatgctgcagcagagctga